The following coding sequences are from one Paenibacillus stellifer window:
- the hflX gene encoding GTPase HflX yields the protein MATTYDTNMDIQDRAILVSLVTDAVKRTGIDPEYSLQELVQLAETAGVEVLEVLRQNRETPDSKWFIGKGKVEELRMAADGLGANTAIFDQELSGAQVRNLEEALDLKIIDRTQLILDIFAGRAKTREGIIQVELAQLSYLLPRLSGHGKNLSRLGGGIGTRGPGESKLETDRRHIRDRIGELKHQLEEVVKTRNLHRERRRKSGVVQVALVGYTNAGKSTLLKQLTDADVYIQNQLFATLDPTSRLLELPGGKNVVLTDTVGFIQNLPHDLVASFRATLEEVNEANLVLHVVDASSPMRDEQMKVVASILQDLGAADKPQIVLFNKIDLCSPEQLEMLPSGPGYLKVSAFDQGDLERITDIVQSEMSGDTLSFRIPPSRGDLSSLLYRVGDVLDQTFEGDDVIYTVRVNKDDYEKWGYMLSDFKDQTNSQEATGNVQE from the coding sequence ATGGCGACGACATACGACACAAATATGGACATTCAGGACAGGGCGATTCTGGTCAGTCTTGTTACCGATGCCGTGAAGCGGACCGGGATTGATCCGGAATACTCGCTACAGGAGCTGGTGCAGTTAGCGGAGACTGCCGGTGTTGAAGTGCTGGAGGTGCTGCGCCAGAACCGGGAGACACCCGACTCCAAGTGGTTCATAGGCAAAGGGAAAGTGGAGGAGCTCCGGATGGCCGCTGACGGCCTCGGAGCTAATACGGCGATCTTTGACCAGGAGCTGTCCGGTGCTCAGGTCCGGAACCTGGAGGAGGCGCTGGACCTCAAAATAATCGACCGCACCCAGCTGATCCTGGATATCTTCGCAGGACGTGCCAAAACGCGTGAAGGCATCATTCAGGTCGAGCTGGCCCAGCTGTCTTATTTGCTTCCCCGCCTGTCGGGACATGGCAAGAATCTGTCGCGCCTCGGCGGCGGCATCGGCACGCGCGGTCCCGGCGAGAGCAAGCTGGAGACCGACCGCCGGCATATCCGCGACCGGATCGGTGAATTGAAGCATCAGCTAGAAGAAGTGGTGAAGACCCGCAATCTTCACCGCGAGCGCCGGCGCAAAAGCGGTGTCGTGCAGGTCGCTCTCGTCGGCTATACGAACGCCGGTAAGTCTACGCTTCTTAAGCAGCTGACAGACGCTGATGTCTATATCCAGAACCAGCTGTTCGCGACGCTGGATCCGACTTCGCGTCTTCTGGAGCTTCCAGGGGGCAAAAACGTCGTTCTGACCGATACCGTAGGTTTCATTCAGAACCTTCCGCATGATCTCGTTGCATCGTTCCGGGCAACGCTGGAGGAGGTTAATGAAGCGAACTTGGTGCTTCATGTGGTGGACGCCTCCTCTCCGATGCGGGATGAGCAGATGAAGGTTGTGGCCTCGATCCTGCAGGATTTGGGTGCGGCGGACAAGCCGCAGATCGTTCTGTTCAACAAGATCGATCTGTGCAGTCCGGAGCAGCTTGAAATGCTGCCGTCAGGCCCCGGGTATTTGAAGGTCAGCGCGTTTGACCAGGGCGATTTGGAACGGATAACCGATATTGTCCAATCGGAGATGTCTGGTGATACGTTAAGCTTTCGGATTCCTCCAAGCCGCGGAGACTTGTCCTCGCTTCTGTACCGGGTGGGGGATGTTCTCGATCAGACGTTTGAAGGCGACGATGTGATCTATACGGTTCGGGTCAATAAAGACGACTATGAGAAATGGGGATATATGCTGTCCGACTTCAAAGACCAGACCAATTCTCAGGAAGCAACTGGTAACGTTCAGGAGTAG
- a CDS encoding AAA family ATPase — protein sequence MSIRSAASSEREEGRPSRQINIVLRSHDAPAVGGTSALSEPVPAKSAAHAGLFQEIGRELDALVGLDNIKELVFEIYALLQVAQMRSEAGLASGGQAYHMVFKGNPGTGKTTVARIVAKLFQRMGVLSKGHLIEVERADLVGEYIGHTAQKTRDLVKKALGGILFIDEAYSLARGGEKDFGKEAIDTLVKAMEDHRSQFVLILAGYSSEIDYFLMSNPGLPSRFPIQVEFPDYSIDQLLQIAELMAKERDYILMPQAVVKLKQRLLQEKDESLHAFSNARYVRNAIEKAVRSQAVRLLNQYEHASPGRQELMTLRTEDFKL from the coding sequence ATGAGTATACGCAGCGCGGCTTCAAGCGAACGGGAGGAAGGCAGACCGTCGCGTCAAATCAACATTGTCCTGCGGAGCCATGATGCTCCGGCAGTGGGCGGCACATCCGCGCTCAGCGAACCGGTGCCTGCCAAAAGCGCCGCCCATGCCGGCCTTTTTCAGGAGATCGGACGAGAGTTGGACGCGCTGGTGGGTTTGGACAATATCAAGGAGCTTGTGTTTGAGATATACGCTCTTCTTCAGGTGGCGCAGATGCGGAGCGAAGCCGGTCTCGCAAGCGGCGGCCAGGCTTACCATATGGTGTTTAAAGGGAATCCCGGCACTGGCAAGACAACGGTCGCCCGAATTGTCGCCAAGCTGTTTCAACGTATGGGTGTGCTCTCCAAGGGGCATCTGATTGAAGTGGAGCGGGCGGATCTTGTGGGCGAATATATCGGGCATACCGCACAGAAGACCCGCGACCTTGTAAAAAAGGCGCTAGGCGGCATACTATTCATTGATGAAGCTTACAGCCTGGCCCGCGGCGGCGAGAAGGATTTCGGCAAGGAAGCGATCGATACATTGGTCAAAGCGATGGAGGATCACCGCAGCCAGTTCGTGCTGATCCTTGCCGGGTACTCCAGCGAGATCGATTATTTTCTGATGAGCAACCCGGGGCTTCCGTCGCGGTTTCCCATCCAGGTTGAATTTCCCGATTATTCGATTGATCAGCTTCTGCAGATCGCGGAGCTTATGGCCAAGGAGAGGGATTATATTCTGATGCCGCAGGCGGTGGTGAAGCTGAAGCAGCGGCTGCTGCAGGAGAAGGATGAAAGCCTGCATGCGTTCAGCAACGCCCGTTACGTCCGAAATGCAATCGAGAAGGCGGTCAGGAGCCAGGCGGTCAGGCTGCTCAACCAGTATGAACATGCAAGTCCAGGCAGGCAGGAACTGATGACGCTGCGGACTGAGGACTTTAAACTATAG
- a CDS encoding YdcF family protein has product MKWDLTPAGPIRPFKSRPQRRYRRGLLLLLALLLAIGLMWSAYVLIRINGARTTEPMRKADAGIVLGMAMWGDEPSPGLRERLDYAIQLYKQGAYDHIIVTGGLDRAGYRYTEGQGMRNYLISKGIPDSAVKVENEATSTYENLLFSRKIMQEEGWTSVVIVTHTFHGRRAQEIAKYLGYDNPELGLTESETMSMVKYKTREILAYTKWKLQETF; this is encoded by the coding sequence ATGAAATGGGATTTGACACCCGCCGGTCCGATACGGCCGTTCAAGAGCCGGCCTCAAAGACGTTATCGCAGGGGCCTGCTCCTTTTGCTTGCCCTTCTATTGGCAATCGGTTTAATGTGGAGCGCTTACGTCCTGATTCGGATCAACGGAGCCCGGACTACCGAGCCGATGCGCAAGGCGGATGCCGGCATTGTGCTGGGGATGGCGATGTGGGGTGATGAGCCCAGCCCGGGACTCCGGGAGCGTCTCGATTATGCAATTCAATTGTACAAGCAGGGTGCTTATGATCACATTATCGTGACCGGGGGGCTTGACCGTGCGGGCTACCGGTATACCGAGGGCCAGGGCATGCGGAATTATTTGATCTCCAAGGGCATTCCAGACAGCGCTGTCAAGGTAGAGAACGAAGCGACCTCAACCTATGAGAATTTGCTGTTCAGCCGGAAGATTATGCAGGAGGAGGGTTGGACCTCAGTGGTGATTGTGACGCATACTTTTCACGGCAGACGGGCCCAAGAAATCGCCAAGTATTTGGGTTATGATAATCCGGAGCTTGGATTAACCGAATCTGAGACGATGTCTATGGTTAAATATAAGACAAGGGAGATTCTCGCGTATACGAAATGGAAGCTCCAGGAGACGTTCTAA